In Candidatus Brocadia sp., a single window of DNA contains:
- a CDS encoding energy-coupling factor ABC transporter permease, whose amino-acid sequence MSRTLLFVTFFFFTSFFALENVVYAMHITEGILPPKWVFTWFAVSLPFVGIGTYHLKQKKRRVPSFLPMVGMLGAAVFVFSCFPIPVIALNGMATSHPCGTGMSAVLLGPFVSVLVAAIALLIQALFLAHGGLTTLGGNIFSMGILGSFSGYFAFKIAQRCRLPLFWSGFLAGMVSDLFTYLGTSLELGLLVIGNGGSFFKATGEIFAVFMMTSQGILCVVEGVVVGFVLVFVYKRRPGILLTLGVMRDDTKSIQA is encoded by the coding sequence ATGTCAAGGACACTACTATTCGTTACCTTCTTTTTTTTCACGTCATTTTTTGCATTAGAAAACGTAGTATACGCCATGCATATTACCGAAGGAATTTTACCCCCTAAATGGGTTTTTACGTGGTTTGCGGTATCACTGCCTTTTGTAGGGATTGGAACATATCATCTTAAACAAAAGAAAAGGAGAGTACCAAGTTTTCTGCCTATGGTGGGTATGCTTGGAGCAGCGGTATTTGTATTTTCCTGTTTTCCCATCCCAGTTATTGCCCTGAATGGAATGGCTACTTCCCATCCGTGTGGTACGGGTATGAGCGCTGTCTTGTTGGGCCCTTTTGTTAGTGTGTTGGTAGCAGCCATTGCCTTATTGATTCAAGCCTTGTTTCTCGCCCATGGCGGGCTAACTACGCTGGGTGGAAATATATTTTCTATGGGTATTCTGGGTTCGTTTTCTGGCTATTTTGCCTTTAAAATAGCACAACGATGCAGGTTGCCGCTATTTTGGAGCGGATTCCTTGCCGGTATGGTCTCTGATTTATTTACCTATCTGGGTACATCTCTTGAGTTAGGGCTGCTTGTGATAGGAAACGGCGGGTCATTCTTTAAAGCCACTGGAGAAATTTTTGCGGTGTTCATGATGACCTCACAAGGAATACTGTGTGTTGTTGAGGGAGTCGTAGTGGGATTTGTGCTGGTCTTTGTTTATAAACGGAGACCGGGTATTTTGCTGACCCTTGGAGTAATGAGAGATGATACAAAATCCATTCAGGCATAA